The Prunus dulcis chromosome 3, ALMONDv2, whole genome shotgun sequence genome segment AATTACCTTCTCATtcaaatgaaagagaaaatcTTACCCAGATCCATAACAATAGCATCCGATTTAGTAATTGTTTTGCAGAATAACATACCCAGTTTTTCACTGTATGCTACTGGCTACCAAGCTTCTACAAATGTTTGAAGATCCTTCTCTAATTTCTGCATCTCTATAAGAAGATCACAATAACCATATCATATGCTGATTCTTATGTTTGGTAATTTTAAGagttataatatatattttttgtttctctaacACGAATGGTTTTTAGTCATTATTTGTTTCATGATCCATTTATCATCTGTTGACCTCTCATGCTAGTGAGTGATAAAGATTATGGGAGGGCTGGAATATGAACGATAAAACTAAGGTTActgtcttttttttgggtcaggGTTGGCAAGTTCTCAAATTGCTAGCAGAGTTTTTACTTTGGGAACAACTGCAGTTCTCCCATTTTATGCCCTCATGGTTCTGGCACCTAAAGCTGAACTGGTATGTTCTCCTGTATTTATCCAGTCCTACGACTCTCACACAATGTTGCTATCCATCCTCATTCCAATTTATGCAGGATTATAcaaaaaaatccttttttgGCTCACCCACTAAAGTCACAGAAATTGAGGGGAAGTAAGTATAATTCTGCAAGATTTGCTCAACCTAAATTGATGTACCTAATTCGTTTTGATCACATAAAATGCAGACAAAAATGTCTACGGAAAGTAGCATACCATATATTCTGCTCGGAGTTCTCTATGCTTATCTACTATACCTCTCTTGGACTCCTCAGACGCTACGGTTGATTTTTGCGAGTAAATACTGGCTGCCTGAGGTGTGTATTAGAATATATAGGTTCAGCAATCTTTTCTCATAAGttatgaaaatttatacaaaattttgttttctaccTATGTACTGTGTGCAGCTGACTGGTATAGCAAAGATGTTCACAAATGAGATGACATTAGCTTCTGCCTGGATTCATTTGTTGGCTGTCGATCTCTTTGCTGCAAGGTAACTCTCTCTCACAGACacgcacagagagagagagagttgtaaCACTCATTAGTTGTGTTCATTCATGCAGGCAGGTTTTCTGCGAGGGtcttcaaaaccaaattgagACTCGGCATTCAGTTTCTCTTTGCCTGTTTTTCTGTCCCATTGGAATTCTTACTCATCTCATTACGAAAGCACTTACTAAAAGTGCTGGAAGCGCAAGCGGGCCCAAAACACAGTGACAACTAAATTATGCTGAAACAAtcaaaggattttggggaagttgaaaaacaaaatcgtgATATGAATgaagattattatttttatgagCAAACTACCAATTTATGCCCTTGTTAATTTAGGTTCGTCATAGAGTTGCTTTGGAGTTCTAATCTACCACCTACATAACTTCACTccgttttgtttttgggtttttttgttcgATCTATGTTCTAGGTACGTGCAGCGCGCTTGCATATTATAAGTATAGGTAGATGACTTTGTTGATTACAGGTTGTATGATGTAGTAGGTATAGTGTTTTAAACCTACATTGTATGGGTAGATGACTTTGTTGATTACCGGTTGTATGGTGTTGGAAGTTTATTACTGAAAGAAGGTTATCTAATTGCAAGTATGTAATCGTAGCTGATTTGAAGAAGGGCTGATGAAATTGTAactacatttttctataaaaggtGTGTGaagataaagataaatttGTTTTAGAGTACAGCCCGTTTAAATAAGGCCTGACACGGCACAACTCATATCTTTAAATGGGCTTGGACGAGCTAAGTAGGCCCAATGAGCTGGGCCAGGCCTTTTAAAGctcatttattaaattatatttattttagaaaaaattaatacgtAAAATTAATGCATTTCTATTTTAAATTCAActctatttcttttctctaataatatatattaaaatttaactttttctttatatataaaataatgattttattttttaagtttcaattttaaaatccaaaccacTAATCTAgtcattttctatttaaattaatttattggcctcttttttaacaaataataaatcttgtttgtatatacataATTGTAAAAAAGATTTAATTGAAGCTGACAATACATAAGTCAAATTTGGTGTGGGCCCATCTCGACTTGTTTAGTGGTCTGGCACGAGCACGACCTAGCCTATATGGGCTAGGCCTGTGGGCATGGGCTataattgatgattttcatAAATGGACGGGCCCAACACGGCCCGTTTATTACATGGGACGAGTCTAAATGGGTCGGCTCGGCACGGCATGACATGTTTGACACCTCTATTTGAACCTCCCATAATAGGCTTGGGCTAGaatcatcaaattttctttagaGCAATAgaattttcaagaaaaaatgCAGACCTAGAAGGGTAAAACTGTAAATTAATCACTTTTATTGGATTCTAATGTCTACTATTATAAAGCCAGGACAAAAATAGTTGGAATCACATGCTtcaccaccaaaaaaaaaaaaaatgaaaagacaaaagcacccttgaaaaacaaatttgtatttgaatcaCATTGTAAAAAggcaataaaacaaaaaaacaaaaaaaaacaaaaaaaaagctttTCACATATAGCCTCGTTATGATGTGacattttataaaataaccttTAAAGTTTAATACTTCagaaaaaattcatgatttaCTTTAAAGTAAAAACTTGCAATACACTAAAaactaattagaaaatgacaagtgATTAATtgatggatttttttttctccaaaaagGTTCTCTAAAggtttttgtataaattatgTAGTTGTCAtggtattttttataattacctaaaaaaaagtaaacaaaatgaCTTATCGTGAAATGAGCAGTTCCCTTCCCAGTAGCTAGCAACCTTAACTAAATTCACCGAATGCTTTGAAGTAAGAGTGAAAAGTTTACTAGCAATTTATTCAACGTAAATATTTTTGAGGTATTTTAATGTGCTAGTCCtaagagcatctacaatcatgctccattattttttttatttaaaatttagatAAAAACACTTGAAAGCTATTTTAAtagctctctataaaattttaagCTCCAACTACTCCCTTATTTAGGGAGTCATGAAtgcttttaatttatttaattcaatttttgaataaaGTGTAGGCACAAaagcaacaaataaaaaaatagttagcattaaataaacGGTTAAAATACTATTAAATTACAGAGAGCCTTTAGGAGTCCTTTCTCGGTTCTTAAATTTAGGACCTCTTAgaggtctccctattttagaGAGAAAAACTTCTGCATGGGGATGCTAAGGTAAGCATTCCAATTAAGTATAACTAGTCCATAAGTTCCTAACGGCCGGCAACcacacttaaaaaaaaaaaaggttaggCGTTGACGATCCAACTCAGTGATTTCTCTCCTGATCTTCTCCCCCCACCACAGCAACTTGCCTCGGCATCAATGTCGACATCGCCACCCTCCATCCTCCTTGCATCCTCTTAACTTCCTTCATCATCATAGACATTGTCTCTCTCTTCTcatgactctctctctctctctctctctctctctctctacacaGACAATAATGAAGGCGACTACCTTGCCAACTTCCAAATTTCATATGGTTGACATTAGATCTGGAGGCCAACCTCTAGTATTTCTGAtgtgaaaagagagaaagagagggagagatgagagagaagagagaggattCTAGTTGCAGGGGAAGAGAGGgtgagatgagagagagagagccagtGAGATCGATGAAACAGAAGAAGAGGGGTTTTGAGTTAAAGTGATGGGGTTGCGGAGGATGGAGCAAATGtggcaaataaaaaaaattgtgtcaaaGTATTTTGACAACTGTTGAGAACTGATTGGTTGAGGATACTTAGGTGGCATGCTTATCCTGGCATTCCTGTGCGAGGGAATTTTTTAtcctattttaggaggtgaaTAAGGAACATGGTGTTTTTTCAActcctccctaaaatttgtccaAGGATGTGGTTTAAGGAGTTTATTGTAGATGCTCTAACTCTTTATTTGACCATCTTCTCTACCTAAATCTCGATGGATCCATTcacacaacaacaaaaaataggacctaaaaaatatgaaattatatatattgataaaaatataaaataacatatacAGGTTAGGAATACCTTCAACTTATTagttgtaattaatttataataagTATGTTTTAAATCACATCACATTATTGACTTTTAGGACATAAATTTTACATTATGCACTAAAGACTTATTAAATAtcatttgtgaaatttttatataacttatgaaataaaacaaattttttattttatttttgtgagaAATAGAATTCATTCATAGAATCAAAGACGTACAAAGAACGACATCAAATAGTGGCCTCGTTAAAATTTTCCTTGGACAACCTCATGAGATAAACCTCAGGGgaggaaagagtaccacacatgTCATGGACTAACAAGAGAGCCTGATCTAGGTCACTTTGGACCATTACAATGAAAGaacaaatcaaaaacaaaaactaacacATAGACCTCCGACGAGAACCTCAACTATAGACTAACACAGTAGACCCATATGAGAGGACCGCAGAACATCCCAactgtaaaaaaaaaccttctaTGAGCAAAATCATAGTCTTTTGATACCCACACAAACTGCAAGGCATACCATAGAAGAAACTAGAAGAGAACACACAAGAGGAACACAAAAACAACAGTAAAAGGACCCTTGAGAAGCACTCCACTTCAATTTAGAATCGGACAAAAAAAACCTCATATGACCGAGCATAGTTCTTTGGTCGGCGCAGAATAGAGAAGAGCACCACATCCCAACAACTACTACCAGTGTCACTACTGCCGCCGCCGTTGAAACAGAGACAAAATATCAGCCACTAGGTATCACAACTCTCCCGAGGAGAGACACAATCCAGCGTCACTACTGTCGCAGCCATAGAGACAAAGACAACACCAACCACCTAGAACACTgcaaaaacaatcaaacaaaataaacagaCAAATAGACCTAGATCCAAACAGAACTAGACTATGTGGGGAGGGGAAGGGGAGGAGAAGAGGAGATAAGAGGAAGGGAAAAGATGGCATAAAAAGAATGGAGATAAAgagaggaaggggaagatgggCGGAGGGGAGGAGGGGTAGCGGCCATCTCCCACCTTGCGGTTGTTTGTTGGCAAGGAGAaatgaaattggtacttaggtgacgaggggtaaatttaaaTGCTATTCAAACAGACACAACAATTTTCACACACTTTAAACTTGGACCAAACATACTTAGGACTAGTCAACTGTTAGTCATGTAAAATCATAACCaagaacacacacacaaagtaTAACAATCTGTATTGCAAGCCTAGAAGATgactagtgacaacctaggcactcaaAAGGACTtgtcaatctaggcatcccctgtgctagcaacaactatggtgaaagtgtgtgaaaaCATCATAATCAAATAAACAGCAAATAAcagataatgatgactagtcaaccgcaAGAACACAAACCTAGAAATGCATGAACATCAtgcgatgactagtcaaccatgAAGAACACAAACGCAGAAAATAACTAAGCTGCAAATTAGATATTGTctacccagaaacccaccattgggaaaaactagGTGTCATCAACCGACCATGCAATTCACTAAGCAAAGAAGATTCTTATAAAGaaacacaagcaagctcaagaaatcTAAGATCTATTTTGGAATATAAGCAATACCCATTTGTGCAattttcttctccaacttagcaatgCTAGCAGCTTAGTCCTTCATGGTAATGACAACTCCTTCTTCAGTtctttcatcccatggcaccagCTAGCCAGCTCAAACTCAGTGAACCCTAATCAATTATATTCAATGCTGCTACTTGCaaacaaaattgttaaattaaaaaataatcataaaagatgaaaaaacacaatttcTTTCAATGATATGTACATCATCAAATTAGGAGATAAATGCATAAATAGGAATCATACTACAAAACAAATATCCAATCACTACTTGAACCTCTTTCAAGCTGGATTGAGATCGTGTGAAACTTGGCTTTGCCATCTGCATCACAAGCATTAAACGAAAAATACATTAGATATTTGCATTGAACAAAAATTTGGGAGGAAGCAGTTCCTTCTTCCTAAAAGAGAGGTAAAGTAATTTAACTGACAAAGATATCTCAACTAAGAGGACTCATTCTCcatatttttcaagtcttaCTCTCTTTGAGTTGTTTTCTTTGTCCCATCTTAACCTCTTGCCTGTGTCTCTTTTAGTTCCCTGAACTAAATGCATCAGTACTATCACTTTTTATATGGTTCTCTTGCCATAGAggtttctttttaaatgaTGAAATCTGGGAATGCTGACGAAAACTTCTTATTTAAATGATCATTCAAATCTTTTCAACAGAAATCGTATGAAGAAACTTTCAGAGTTTTAGTACCCTTTCAAGTCTTTAGAAACTAAaatcttttagtttttgtttcttgtttacATTACAATTAGTTACACTTGGTACATGACAagattataaatataaaaaaaacaaatggtcAAGCTCAAAAGAGAAAGGTAAAAGACAGCAAAGTATGTTTTGATAATTGTGGATagatttcaaattttggtatttttgcCATTGGAAATAGCTTGAATTGTGAATTGTGAGAAATTAGTTTAGAATACAAAATTGCCTACGTTCTAAATCAAGATAAATTACTATGTTAAATAAACAACTTGACTTAACCTTGAGAGCAAAAATCTTGCAAGTGGGCTTATGTTTGCTTTGGATTGAAATTCCTTGTTTTGCTGCTTTTTCTTGTCTTCTGCCTTTGTGTTCTGTGTTTCTTCAGAAGCCATCTTGCCCTTAGTGAAAATGCGAGCAGCCAGCTCCTGCAGATCTTTCAATGAAGATTCATTTGAACTATTTGAAATGCAAAGATGAAATAAGAATCCGATCTAGAAAACACAAACCTCACTAGATGAAAAATAGAGCTTCGCGTGAGAAGAaggaagatgagagagagggTATCGTTGTCGATGGAGCAAATAAGAAAGAGCAGAGAGAGCGGGTGTCGTCGTCGTTGATTGAGTGAAGAAGGAAAGTGGAGAAAAAGATGGCGTCGTATCGTCGATGGAGAGAAGAGGGAAGATAAGAAAGAGGGCGTTGTAGTCGATGGAGTGAATaaggaagaggagagagagaggggctGAGATctggttttaaacaaaaaggtaaaattgtattttaccTTTATAATTTAGACAAGCCCAACGAATCTAGGCCTCCTCTTTGgcctaatccaaaataacaattCTTTCATAAGtattaaaacccaaacaaaaatatacaatatctcaaatactaattagtaaagttaattatgtataatacctaatttttcttttactttaattcataatttcctactgtaaatataaatatgacctttTATAAGGAGATGAATATACAGAAAATtaccacaaacaaatattttcatattaggttttatattttagcatggtatcataACAGAGATCTTGGAATTGTTAACTCTAGTTTGAAACCCCCGCGTTGCTAtaggggttgatgattttttcaggCTCAAAATTTGACcccgactcaggctcagatttTGATGTTGATTCCTACTAAACCtatatcctatgcatcttccaCTGCATAGATTATGAATTCCCGACTAACGACTCCGATACATGTACGAGATTGTGCATACTGTGGTGATCTGAGAAACACTcgtgagacttgttttaaattgcaTGGCTACCCCGAATGGTGGGCAACTCTCAAAGATAGAATGCAACGCAACACCGCTGGTAATGGTGCTGGTTATAGATTCCATACTTCGAATCAGAGTGATTCCACAAGCTAGATAATTGATTTTGGTGCAACTAATCATATAACGTTTGATCCTAATGATTTTCTAAATACTACAAACCACGACTCACTTGTATTGCTAATGCCAATGGAGTTACTCTGTGATAGGGGCTGGTACTGTTGCATATTCATCCTTTCTCTTACTGTgtaatactttacttgtttCCTCCTTATCCAATAAATTGATGTCCGTTAGTCAGATTActaaacaattgaattgttgtgtactcatttacccgagtttttatttgcttcaggatattcacacttaggagattcttggtcgtaATAATAAGAGATGGGGCTCTATTATGTACATGACTTCAGTCTTGGCATGGCTAACAGTGTGACACATCCCTctgatagcaaacaaaagaaaatctaGTTGTGGCACAgtcgattgggacatccgtcttttagttatctgaagcatcttataccagatttattcttAGGTTTCAAAGACTCCGAATTCAAATGTGATACttttattttggccaagagtcaccgtgtgcccCTATTCGTTGAATAAGAGCAAGTGCACTACTCTGTTTACCTTAATTCACtatgatgtttggggaccttcACCTATCACTGCTCATTTTGGCGTTCGGTAGTTTGTAACATTCGTAGATGATTGGACAtggatgacatggctttatttgctcaagaataaaaaagaagtgtTTTCTCGTTTTCATTTCTTCtacaaacagatgaaaactcagttcAATGTTCACATACAGATTTTTCActcagacaatggtggagaatttgtcaatcatgactttcaggcttacttccaacaacatggaattatctATGAGATgacttgtcctcagacaccacaacaaaatggtgttgctgaacgaaagaatcaACATCTTTTTGAAATAgcccgagcacttctgattggaGCTTATGTTCCTCaccatcactgggatgatgctattgtcactGCAGCTCACCTTatcaaccgcatgccttctAGTGTATTGAactttaaaactcccttacaaGTACTTGCGCATCATGGGCCCTTGTCCTCTGTTTTAGTACTTACACCCTGAATCTTTGGATTGTGGCTTTCGTTTATCTCTACAAAATCAACATAGAAAACTTGATCTTTGTGCGCTTCGTTGTATTTTTATGGGTTATGCAACTtatcagaaaggctaccgtTGTTATCACCCTTATACCTGACGTACCTACGTCACTTTGAATGCGACCTTTCTAGAATTTGAGATGTCCTTCCA includes the following:
- the LOC117622260 gene encoding protein ABA DEFICIENT 4, chloroplastic-like; protein product: MTFSSCFCHSQFSLKVDYAKKTIRHSSNYRSITFSPRSSHTQVFGQQLETVGVQLHRDWSFVGGSTVTVRTKLERSIPHRKGSGIYVSWLASSQIASRVFTLGTTAVLPFYALMVLAPKAELTKMSTESSIPYILLGVLYAYLLYLSWTPQTLRLIFASKYWLPELTGIAKMFTNEMTLASAWIHLLAVDLFAARQVFCEGLQNQIETRHSVSLCLFFCPIGILTHLITKALTKSAGSASGPKTQ